From a single Maylandia zebra isolate NMK-2024a linkage group LG3, Mzebra_GT3a, whole genome shotgun sequence genomic region:
- the LOC105941419 gene encoding uncharacterized protein LOC105941419 isoform X2, translating into MRSFVLIKALIFCSLRWIFVSGSEVHTVTVQRGEDVTLQCSNISTSPTHTEWFRVINTTKTSCISSMFGSHGQASFCNGFQNGKFNMSSNVTSVFLKMTEVGLSDVGLYFCGFYMDLHIIISNAVELRFEGGETNDEEFKTEESERMIHPMNIIPGSLTGLLIILVIILVLKIKTPQTDPQPGNIKNKSSDDLNYAAMSIQTKLKRSRRPATHRELESHVVYAATR; encoded by the exons ATGAGGAGCTTCGTCTTGATAAAAGCTTTGATTTTCTGCAGCCTCA GATGGATCTTTGTCTCTGGCTCTGAGGTTCACACTGTGACGGTCCAGCGTGGCGAAGACGTCACACTGCAGTGCTCCAACATTTCCACAAGTCCAACACATACAGAGTGGTTCAGAGTGATCAACACGACTAAAACGAGCTGCATCTCATCTATGTTTGGATCTCATGGCCAAGCTTCTTTCTGTAACGGATTTCAAAATGGAAAATTCAATATGAGTTCGAATGTCACTTCtgtctttcttaaaatgacagAAGTGGGTTTATCTGATGTTgggctgtatttctgtggatTTTACATGGATCTGCATATTATTATTTCCAATGCAGTAGAGTTAAGATTTGAAG GTGGTGAAACGAATGATGAAGAATTCAAGACTGAAG AGTCTGAGAGAATGATACACCCAATGAACATCATCCCAGGTAGTCTGACTGGTTTACTCATTATACTGGTCATCATTCtggttttaaaaatcaaaacaccTCAGACAG ATCCCCAACCAGGAAACATCAag AATAAGAGCTCAGATGACCTGAACTACGCAGCTATGAGTATCCAGACAAAACTCAAAAGAAGTCGCAGGCCTGCGACACACAGAGAGCTGGAGTCTCATGTTGTGTATGCTGCCACACGGTAG
- the LOC143414088 gene encoding uncharacterized protein LOC143414088 encodes MRSFVLSTALFLSSLSWISVSGSEFQTVEVQLDEEVTLKCSNISSHPTQTDWFKVINRTKPSCIAAMYGSQGKASFCDGFRNGKFNMSSNNTSVFLKITQVDLSDVGLYFCGFYVNKHTVISNAVELRIQGGETNEEEGFKTEISFTEEPGNTHVMSIILSGVTGLLTVVVIVLVLKIWKLQTEPKPERNKKVSSENLKYTGMNIQMKGKSSCRSVAQTELETHVVYAAARQTQ; translated from the exons ATGAGGAGCTTCGTCTTGAGCACAGCTTTATTTCTCTCCAGCCTCA GCTGGATCTCTGTCTCAGGTTCTGAGTTTCAGACTGTGGAGGTCCAACTTGATGAAGAAGTCACGTTGAAGTGCTCCAACATTTCGAGTCATCCAACACAGACAGACTGGTTCAAAGTTATCAACAGAACTAAGCCCAGCTGTATTGCTGCTATGTATGGATCTCAGGGCAAAGCTTCATTCTGTGATGGATTTCGAAATGGAAAATTCAATATGAGTTCCAACAACACCTCTGTGTTTCTTAAAATCACACAAGTGGATTTATCTGATGTCgggctgtatttctgtggatTTTACGTGAATAAGCATACGGTCATTTCCAATGCAGTCGAGTTAAGAATTCAAG GCGGTGAAACCAATGAAGAAGAGGGTTTTAAGACGGAAA TCTCTTTTACAGAAGAGCCTGGTAATACACATGTGATGAGCATCATCCTGAGTGGTGTGACGGGTTTACTCACTGTGGTGGTCATTGTTCTGGTTCTAAAAATCTGGAAACTTCAAACAG AACCTAAACCAGagagaaacaag AAAGTGAGCTCAGAAAATCTGAAGTACACGGGGATGAATATACAGATGAAGGGCAAAAGCAGCTGCAGGTCTGTGGCACAGACAGAGCTGGAGACACATGTTGTGTATGCTGCCGCCAGACAGACTCAATAA
- the LOC143414092 gene encoding T-cell surface glycoprotein CD8 beta chain-like, with translation MPSSFLLLSSANCTLLANSTRGWLSVSGSEFQTVEVQSGEEVTLQCSNISRSSTHTEWFRVVNRATLSCIASMYGSNGQALFCDGFQNGKFNMTSNNVAVFLQIKPVDLSDAGLYFCGFFLDYHIIISTRVELRIQGDGKTNHTVNLIHFLEEFNRTTQPLSIILAGLTGLLSIVVIVLVLKVRKPQTDCNTVTLSNLMYHG, from the exons ATGCCTTcctcctttcttcttctgtcttcaGCCAACTGTACCCTGTTGGCCAACAGCACAAGAG GCTGGCTCTCTGTCTCTGGTTCTGAATTTCAGACCGTGGAGGTTCAGTCTGGTGAAGAAGTCACACTGCAGTGCTCCAACATTTCCAGAAGTTCAACACATACAGAGTGGTTCAGAGTGGTCAACCGAGCTACGTTGAGCTGCATTGCCTCTATGTATGGCTCCAATGGACAAGCTTTATTCTGTGATGGATTTCAAAATGGAAAATTCAATATGACTTCCAACAACGTCGCCGTCTTTCTTCAAATAAAGCCAGTGGATCTGTCTGATGCtggcctgtatttctgtggatttttcttggactaTCATATAATTATTTCCACTAGGGTAGAGTTGAGAATTCAAGGTGA TGGAAAG ACTAATCACACAGTTAATCTAATTCATTTTTTAGAAGAGTTCAACAGAACGACCCAACCATTGAGCATCATCCTGGCTGGTCTGACTGGTTTACTCAGTATAGTGGTCATTGTTCTGGTTTTAAAAGTCAGGAAACCTCAAACAG ACTGCAATACAGTCACACTGAGTAACCTCATGTACCATGGTTAA
- the LOC105941419 gene encoding uncharacterized protein LOC105941419 isoform X4, whose protein sequence is MRSFVLIKALIFCSLRWIFVSGSEVHTVTVQRGEDVTLQCSNISTSPTHTEWFRVINTTKTSCISSMFGSHGQASFCNGFQNGKFNMSSNVTSVFLKMTEVGLSDVGLYFCGFYMDLHIIISNAVELRFEGGETNDEEFKTEESERMIHPMNIIPDPQPGNIKNKSSDDLNYAAMSIQTKLKRSRRPATHRELESHVVYAATR, encoded by the exons ATGAGGAGCTTCGTCTTGATAAAAGCTTTGATTTTCTGCAGCCTCA GATGGATCTTTGTCTCTGGCTCTGAGGTTCACACTGTGACGGTCCAGCGTGGCGAAGACGTCACACTGCAGTGCTCCAACATTTCCACAAGTCCAACACATACAGAGTGGTTCAGAGTGATCAACACGACTAAAACGAGCTGCATCTCATCTATGTTTGGATCTCATGGCCAAGCTTCTTTCTGTAACGGATTTCAAAATGGAAAATTCAATATGAGTTCGAATGTCACTTCtgtctttcttaaaatgacagAAGTGGGTTTATCTGATGTTgggctgtatttctgtggatTTTACATGGATCTGCATATTATTATTTCCAATGCAGTAGAGTTAAGATTTGAAG GTGGTGAAACGAATGATGAAGAATTCAAGACTGAAG AGTCTGAGAGAATGATACACCCAATGAACATCATCCCAG ATCCCCAACCAGGAAACATCAag AATAAGAGCTCAGATGACCTGAACTACGCAGCTATGAGTATCCAGACAAAACTCAAAAGAAGTCGCAGGCCTGCGACACACAGAGAGCTGGAGTCTCATGTTGTGTATGCTGCCACACGGTAG